TTTCCAAACTTTCTATAAGCTAGCCGCATTCACACTGTTTTGTCGCTTAGTTGATTCCATTCATCCgctgctcttatactataaaaatatTGCATTATATCATAAGCTGATATTCTTGTTGCATTAATTTTCAGATATCGCTTTTGTTTTATATTTGTGTCGTCTTtcgaagatctgttcactgtTGACCTGATCAAATTGGTTATAGTAACCCtataatcttctctcttccaagttgtATAAATCTATAGCCTTTCACGGTTCCCTTACTTTACGTTCTCTTGACTGGTGTAATCTTTGTGGCCCTCCTCCTCTGGACTATATCTATTTGTCATCTGTGCTTCTGTAAGCGTGGCAACCGAACATGAAAAGTGTCCTCTAATTTTGTCCTAATACACGACGTCAAAAGTTAGCTGAATCTATCCTTATCTGGATACTTGGGTGTATTCTTAACTGGATACTTGGGTGTATTCGTAATTGTTGATGACCACAATATATAGAAATCTATTAAAtagtatcaaattctgatatatCATCAAATTACCAGGTGATGCACAAAACAAAAACTAAGTAAATGTCTGAACAACTTATCATCGAAAACTGCCAACCCACCACTCAGCTTTAAAGCATGAAACAAaccatatacatcatatacacagataactatatacataatatacacagaGTATGGAACAGAAAACATGTTTGGAAGTGGTGGAGACTAAGACGTCATCAAGGAACAAAATAACAGAGAAGACTTACCTCAATGACAGCTCGCCCGCTGCTCACTGCGTGGGGGTACGGGCTGCATTCTACCACCACATTACTTCTCATCCCACACCACAAAGTCGAACCATCGTCGGTTCGGAACCAATAACATTACTTCAAACATCATACTAACAGTGATCTATACTTCCAGCATTGGAAGACGTACATGATACAAAATACGATATGTTATTTTAATAAAAGCAATGATATGAAAACATAACGTAGCACAGTAACGTAACAGAACATAGTAACAAGCTCGAAGCTTTGGATCTTCCCACTTGGACTGACGGACGCTCCACCATACGTCATGATCCTGGGAAAAACGTATAGAAACAGACACTCATCATAAGCACATTGTCAACTCCTAAGTCGTTTTCACACACAGGTTTCCACAGCTCATTTCCTGCTTGGTGATATTCATATCGAAGCCTCCATTCACTGTATCCTATCCCCATTACTTTTCATCAACATGGGGTCGAATTCATTCATTTACGTAACAGACAAACTTCAGagtttgtctaggttcccttgtaaatTGATACAATTCTCATCACTCTTTGCCTTCCTCATGACCATGGCATCTTccacaaacatgttcaggtataaGTCAATTCCCTCTGGCAAGGTATAGTATGCATGTATAGAATAAAAGCAGTTTCCATGATAAATCCAGCCACGCGGCACTGACATAGCCCCTTGCTCCTTTCCACTAAGGGTATGTTCTCTCCACTGAAGAAGCCTCCATTCATTCCTTCCTGAAGATTCAGCTTCTTTGCCAGCATCCTGTATCAAATGGCTTCTGGCAGCCCAGATACGCACAACCCGCTTGACATTATATGCCTGAAACGGAGCCCAATGTCTCACAAACGTTTGGGACTCTTATTAGACAACGACCACGTTTTCCTAAGACCTTTTTGTCTTTCGCTTAGGCAgttcgtgcttgtgtgtgtgtatttataagcTTTCTTTGCGTGTGAGTGTGAAATATCTAGTCATATATACATGCGTGTAGCTGCTACATAACCTGTACTATAAGTGTTGTAATCCACCAGCAGGTAGATAACAGccggggtgagggagtgtgggaggctaCATCGTGAGCATGAATAATAATCCCTGGGTAGCAGCGACACCAGCGGACGAGGTCCACCTCCAGCCATCCCACGTCGCTGCTTTTCTCAGCAGGCAACTActcaagaagaaagaggaagaggcagaCAAAGCAGCGGAGAGATCGAAAAAAAGAGAGTACGTTGTGAAGGAGAGGAATTACGTGACTTATAACTATGTCGAGGCCGAAGAATCGGACGCTGGTGAGATCGGCGACAACCCCCTGTCAAGCATCCTGGTCAGGGCCATGCAGAGGAAGGTCCGCAGGCAGGAGATAGAAGAGGCGATGAAGATAAAGAGACTCGAGGAGTCgaagagaaaagtggaagaggaGAAGCGACAGTGCGAAGAGGCGAGGAGGAGACAGCGTGATAAACTGAGAGAAATGAGGGAAAACCACAGACTACGGCTAGTGAAGGAGGAGCAGTGGAGGGCGCGGGAGGCGAGGCGAGCCAGACATAACAAACTGGCCGATGATTTTCGCAAGCAGAAGCTCCTCCGTCACTACTTCGGAGCTTTTAAGAGGCTCGTGAAAATAAGTAGAGAAAATAAGATCAGGGCCAGGAAGCACTACCGACAGAAGATCTTGCAAAGAGCTTTCTTAAATCTACGAATCCACCGAGATAATCGGCAACGGTGGAGGGATCAAGTGGCCATCAGGTTCCACAACGAGTGCCTCCTCCGTAAAGCCTTCACCCACTTGAAAAAGGTAACCTATTTGTGTACACGAGCAGAGCTCAAACACACGCCACTAACACAAACACTTCCACTGCTTCTCATGTTTCTTTCCCATCCTCACAGTTCGGCTGGAGTGTTATGTAAAACGTCCCTTAGTTGAACGCAAGTTTTCGTTGCTCTTCTGAGTTACGAACTTAACTGGTTGAACTTGGTGAAATATCTGCGAAGCTTAGAACATATACTTAACTCCTTTGTtattggtacatacatacatataacacacacCCGGTAGACTTATAGAACAATAACACACTACCTGTACTGTGTCACGCGCGTGACCTGACCACAGGCAGTGGCAGCACGAGAGGAGCAGGTGGCCAGAGCGGTGGAGCATCACCGTCAGCTCCTGCTGCATCGCCATGTGTGGCTCTGGCGGTGGGCAGCGCTGGACCTGCTGCTGGAGAGGAGGGCGGGCATACAGCGGGCCAAGGAGCACTACCACAGGTGAGTGACGCGCCACAGTGACCGTTGTTTTGGTGGTGGTTGGGCTGGCAGCTCTGCCATATGCTATCATGTATATTATGGATCCCACACTCTTATTTCTAAGGCACCCTTTTCTCGACCTATCAGCATTCGGACCTAAGCGCTCGAACCCCGtttggcccatgaatgcgtcaggCTCAGCCATGCTAACCACTAAACCAAGGCGGAGGCCTTTACAAAATAGATACATAAATGAAAAACTAACATAGAGAATTATCATAGCTAAATCCTTTATCCTTATACTAATGGAGCTTCTGAGATCAAGATTTAACGCTATTGACATTAACAGACAGACTCTTCTCTGTTTCGTGTCTATGAACAAACGACTCACTCCGCCCCATTTGTTCCCAGTGAAACCAAAATGTTGATTCCTACATCATCATTACTGCACTGCTTCAGGTAGAGGGGGTGTCCCTTGCCACACTGTGTCACGGGAATTACCACCACTGAGTCAGCATCCAACACGATTGAACTAATAGGAAACTTCCAAACATCTTGACGACAATTATCTCTCGTAATCAAAGCTAGACAGTTCAATAACTCTTGCTCCGAGAGTCTAAAGGTCCAAAAGTTATGCGCACCCAGTTCCCTGACTGATCAAGAGTGTTATCTCTCCATCAGGAAGGTCCTCCGCCATGCACTGAGCCGCTGGAGGAAGTACTTGGAGGGCAAGAGGACGAGGCGGCAGCGTGAAATCGTGGGGACGCGTCTTCGGTTCCTCGTCAAGGACATCATCCCAGACTTCTCTCCTGCCTCCTCTGaagacgacgaggacgaggacgccCTTCGGAAGGACAGTAGATGGGAAGATATGCTATCAGTGCTAACTGTGTGAAGACGTTACAGCCAGCAGgggtattggagagagagagagagagagagagagagagagagagagagagagagagagagagagagagagagagagagagagagagagagagagagagagtttaaggcCGCCTATGCACTGAACACTGGTGAGATGTCTGTGTCTGCAACTGTGTAGCCATTTATAGATACAACCTCGACTCGTTATCAGAATTTAAGAACACAAAACTTtgcccctccacttctgaaagactccaagctctctctccctccttgggCACAGTTTATGCATTCCTGCAGTCTGTGCAGCCCTTTCAGAACGAGAGTCCTGATTCAtgatgatcatgtaaggaatgttTCTAATGATCGACTGATCGACGTAACATATAAACCCACTCAGGTATCGATGGTGGTGACCTTTGTGATCCACGAGCTAATGTGTCTGGCCTGTAAACTAGACTCATTGGTATACCCTTCCCTTTCCGTGCCTTCAGAGGCGAGAAGGCTGGTGTAAATGCGTTGAGATTCCTATGAGCTTTGGCCCACTGTATGTacgatgtatcatcatcaattatgatattcatttatctacagTTGATCCCCAACTTGCTCGTTTCCTTGCTGTTGTTCGAGGGAAGTCTGTGAACCGAATGGTAAAGCTGGTGAGGCTTGTGCTATTTGTAGAGCTAACATCATCCCAATTCCAGGAAAAAGAATAATTCAACACTTAATCCAACTCCACTCACTGTGAACTGTGTGGAATTCATATGGTGCTAAATTACATCGCTCATTTCCGAGTTCATGCTGTAGGCTTCCCTGAATCCATCATCAGCTCTTGCACCGCTCTCATGGGAGGGTGCTCTGCTCGATCTTATTCCTTCCACTTTTTATTCCCTCCCTACTGAAGCCGATGATACTGCCTTGGACATCCAGTTTAAATGGATACCCCTCTCATGTTGGACACAAGCTTCATGACCATGTTAACAGCCTTGTTAAAAGTGCTTGTCCGCTCTTAGGACCTTCCACCAGTATTGGTCTAACTAGAACTGTAGTCCATATAGTCCTATTCGCTACGTGCTGCGAGAATTTTGGCCTCCAGGGAGGTGCTGAAAGACCA
This genomic window from Panulirus ornatus isolate Po-2019 chromosome 69, ASM3632096v1, whole genome shotgun sequence contains:
- the LOC139747531 gene encoding uncharacterized protein, giving the protein MNNNPWVAATPADEVHLQPSHVAAFLSRQLLKKKEEEADKAAERSKKREYVVKERNYVTYNYVEAEESDAGEIGDNPLSSILVRAMQRKVRRQEIEEAMKIKRLEESKRKVEEEKRQCEEARRRQRDKLREMRENHRLRLVKEEQWRAREARRARHNKLADDFRKQKLLRHYFGAFKRLVKISRENKIRARKHYRQKILQRAFLNLRIHRDNRQRWRDQVAIRFHNECLLRKAFTHLKKAVAAREEQVARAVEHHRQLLLHRHVWLWRWAALDLLLERRAGIQRAKEHYHRKVLRHALSRWRKYLEGKRTRRQREIVGTRLRFLVKDIIPDFSPASSEDDEDEDALRKDSRWEDMLSVLTV